In Halomonas denitrificans, the genomic stretch CGCTCGTGCCATGGAACGAGGTGTTCGTGCTGTCCGAGGCCGCGCTGGACGAGGGCGAGGACGGCCAGACGCAGAGCTCGGACCTGCACGCGAAGCTGTTCGCGCTGGAGCACGGTCGGCGGGTCACCTGGTACCTGGGCTCGGCGAACTTCACGGCGGCCGCGTTTACGGGTCGGAATGTCGAGGTCATTGCTTCGATGACCGGTCCTCGCGACGAGCGCGCCCGGACGAAGGGCTTCGGCATCGCGCCTTTCAAGGAGGCAGGCTTTCTGAGGCTCTGCGAGCCCTACGAGCGCGTCGATGCGGTGCCCACGGACGAGACGGTCAAGAAGGCGCGCGAACGGCTGGAGCGCGCCCGCGCGGCGTTGGCAGCGGCCGAGCTCCAGGTGCGGTGCACAACCGACGGGGAACGTTGGTCGCTGACCCTGGCAGGCGAAGCGACGCTCCCTGAAGGCGTAGAAGTGCACGCGTGGCCGGTCTCGATGAAGGAGGACCAGGCCCAGGCGTTCTCAAGCGACCGCACCTGGTCGCTACCGATGAGCTGGCTGACCGCGTTCATGGCCTTCCGGCTGCGGGTGGATGCCGACTTGGACGACGTGCGCTTCGTGCTGAAACTACAGACGCGCGGCATGCCCGAGGGCCGGGTCGCGCAGGTGCTCCGCCACCTGATCGACACCCCGGAACGGTTCCTCCAGTTCCTGCGCGCCCTGCTCGGCGGACTCGAAGGGCTGGTCGGCTGGGCCGAAGCCGAAGGCGGCGATCGATGGGAGGGCAACTGGGCCGGCGGCCTGGATGCCGAGCCGCTGCTCGAGGACCTGGTTCGCGCGGCGGCCCGAGACCCCGCACGCCTCGAGCCGATCCGCCGCCTGATCCGCGACCTGCAGGACGCGCCTGACGGACAGAAGATCGTGCCCGACGACTTTCTGGCGATCTGGGACGTCGTGGATGGCGTGGTGAGTGGGGAGCAGAAGCCATGAAGCGCCCCGACGTCGAAGCCGTTCTTGCACCGCTGAAGCCGTTCCAGCGACGGACCGTCGATCATGCCTTCGAGCAGCTGTTCGAAGCGCCGGACGCGTCGGCACGCTTCCTGGTCGCCGATGAGGTCGGCCTGGGCAAGACCCTCGTCGCCCGGGGCGTCATCGCCAAGGCAATCGACCACTACTGGGACGACGTCGATCGGATCGATGTGATCTACATCTGCTCCAACCAGTCGATCGCGCATTCCAACCTGCCCAAGCTGCAGGTCTCGGAAGGCGACGAGAAGTCGTTTGCGCTGGCGACGCGGCTGACCATGCTGGCCACCGAGCTGGCGCGCGATTCGGGTGAGGCCACGCTGGTCGACAGCAAGGTCAACTTCGTCAGCTTCACGCCGGGCACCTCGTTCAACATGGGCCACTCCGGCGGAATGGCGAAGGAGCGGCGCGTGCTGTTTGCGCTGCTGGACGGGCTGGTCGAGCCTCGGCTGGGGCTGATGAACCTCCTCCAGGGAGCAGTCACCAACACGGATTGGTGGCGGGAACGGCTGGAGAATCGGCCGATGCCGCTCGACCCGGGCATCCGCGATCGCTTCCATGCCGGCTTTTTTGCAAACGAGACGCTGCGGGCCGAGATCGATGGAGTCATCGACCAGTGGTTCCAGCGGATGCGCAATCCCTATCCCTTGGAGGCCAGGAGGGCCCGGAACCGGATCCTGGGCCGCTTGCGCCGGATGCTCGCCGATATCTGCGTCCAGGCGCTGGAACCGGACCTGATCATTCTTGACGAGTTTCAGCGCTTCAAGGGGCTTCTCGAGAATCGAGAGGGCCACGGCGATCCGGCGGCCGAACTGGCCCAGGCGCTATTCAATGCGCCGACGCCGGAGGGTCACCGAACGCGGACGCTGCTGCTTTCCGCCACGCCGTACAAACTGTACACCGCCGACGCGGAAATCGAGCATGAAGACCACTACCAGGACTTCATCGACACCACCCGGTTCCTGTTCGGCGGCGACGAAGACCGAGTCCAGGGACTCCAGGGCGCGCTTCGGCGGTTCGGTAGCGAGCTCAAGCGCGCATCGCAGAACCTGGCCCACGACGTTCCCGCGGCCAAGCGGGATGTCGAGCGTCGCTTGACGACCGTAATGGCCCGCACCGAGCGCGTCATGGCCAGCGACGAGCGCGACGCGATGGTGCGCGAGGTCGGAGAGGCCCTGCGCCTGGAAGCCCCCGATGTTCAGCAGTACCTCGCCGCCGATGCGCTGTTCCGGGCGGTCGGTGAACGCGACCCGCTGGTGTTCTGGAAGTCTGCGCCGTACCTGCCGCACTTCATGCACGGCTACAAATTCAACGAGCGCCTGAAGGACACGCTGGCCCAGTTCCCCGAAAAGGTCGCCGGCGTTCTCGAGACGCATTCAGGATCGATGCTGAGCGCGGAGCAGCTGGACAACTGGGAGCAGATCGACCCCGGCAACGCGAAGCTGCGCGAGATCGTTCACCAGCAGCTGGACTCCGGGCTTTGGAAACTGCTCTGGATTCCGCCGACGGTGCCCTACTGGCCTCTCAACGGTGCCTACCAGGGCCAGGGCCGACGCACCAAGACGCTGATGTTCTCAGCCTGGAACGTCGTGCCCGACGTGGTCAGCGGGCTGCTCAGCTACGAGACCGAGCGTCGGATGCTCGGCGGGAGCATGAAGCAGTACAAGAACCTGTCCGACCAGCAAAGCCAGCTCCTCGACTTCGGCTCGGCCAACGAGAACCGGACCAGTCATCGCTTGTTGCTGCTGCTCACGCCCTGCCTGCGACTGGCGGATGCGACCCAACCACTTCTTGCGGACAACGGGGACGTCAGGGCCTGGGTTCGGGAACAGGTCGAGGAACTGCTTTCCGAACTGCCGAATCCGCAGGACGGCCCAGTGGACGACCGCTGGGAATCCGCGGTGCTTCGCATGCTGGATCCAGGCATCGACGAATTCCTCCAGGAGTGGCGAGACCAGGAGTACGACCCCGAAAACCCCACCCGCCCCGATGCGGCCAATTTTGCCGGCCACGTCGACGATCTGCTCAACCTCCAGCTCGACGAATTGGGCCGGCAGCCTGAAGGGCTCGTCGACCTGGTCACCGACCTCGCGCTCGGCGCACCGGGCATTCTTGCAGCACGCACGCTCGCGGCGGCCCAGCTCGATGGCCTGGAGCGCCGACGGCAAGCAGCTCAGCTGGCAAACGCCTTCTGGAAGCTGTTCAACCGGCCGGCCGTGATCAAGCTCCTGCGCCAGCTCGCGGAGCAGGACACCGACGAAGACGAACGCGCGGCGCCCTACTGGCGGCTAGTTGTCCGCTACTGCATCGATGGCAACCTGCAGGCCGTACTCGACGAGTACTGGCATCTCGTGTGGGAACAGCATGCCTGGTCGCAGCGGCAGGACCGCGCGGAAACCAGCCATCGCTGCGTTCGTCAGATGGCCGACACGATCGAGCCCAGGCCCTCTCGGGTGCATGCGAGCCTGTTCAAGGTCATTGGAAAGCGCGTCAAGGAATCGACGGTTCGATTGCGGGCGGTGCTCGCGCTTCGCTTCGGCCGCACCAGCTCCGAGGAAGGAGCGATCAGTCAGGATGCAGTTCGATCCTCGTTCAACAGCCCGTTCCGCCCATTCTTGCTGGCCAGCACCTCCGTCGGCCAGGAGGGGCTGGATTTCCACCCCTGGTGCCACCGGCTAATCCACTGGGACCTGCCCGGCAACCCGGTCGACATGGAGCAACGCGAAGGCCGAGTGCACCGCTACAAGGGTCACGCGGTTCGCCGGAATGTCGCCGCCATGCACATTGGCACCGCCCGCAGCCTGTGGTCCGAGGGCCGGAACTTGTGGGACGTGATCTTCGACACCGCCAACCGGGACGCACGCGACCGCGGACTGAGCGACCTGGTCCCGCACTGGCTGGCACCGGGCGAGTTCAAGGTCGAACGGCGCGTCCCGCTGCTGCCGTATACAAGAGAAGTCGAGGCGTTCAAACGCCTGAAGCGGCAGTTGGCCGCCTATCGCGTCGTATTCGGCCAGCCCCGGCAGGAGGAGCTGCTGAAATTGCTTGATCGGTCGGACATCGATGTCAGCGAGCTGAACGCGTGGTCGATCGACCTGTCTCCCTCCAGCCCAGGACGACTCACAGATGGATGACGTCAATTGGGACGAGGTCGTGCGCTACCTCGACGACCTCTACGACGCGTCCGAGGGTCTGGAGCAGATGTTTCTAGGGAGAAAGTTCACTCTGGATGGCCACCTCGTCGGGAGCGTCGGCGAGGTCGTCGCGGCATACATCTTTGATCTCGACCTGTTCACCGCCTCGACGCTCGGACACGATGCCAAGAGCCGTGATGGGCGTAATGTCGAGGTCAAGCTTACCCAGAGGACCAGCGTTGGGATTCGGCATAAGCCCGAACACTTGATTGCCTTGCATCGAGCCAAGGGCGGGCCAGTGAGAGTGGTTTACAACGGGCCGGGCGCTTTCGCCTGGGAGAATGCGGGGCGCATGCAGAGCAATGGGCAGCGCTCGATTTCGCTTAGCCAACTGGAGAGTTTGGATCGCGAAGTACCCCACGAACTTAGACTCCAGACGGTCCGGAAGCCTCCAATTTAGCCAAACCAGCAATCCTGAGATGCAGCAAACAGCGAAGAACTCAAAATTGCACGCCATATTCAAGAACGACGTCCTTCAGCCCGTTGCAGAAGGACATTCGAATCGTTCCGAGGAGCTTTGCGGATTCATGGCTCTGGAGGGATCGCGCTACAGAGCCGGGCGAAAGCTGATGGTCGTCGGCCGGGCGGTGAATAGCTGGGGCAAGGGATATACGCCTAAGCAACTGACCTCTTCAAATCGGCAAGACGAGCTCATCGAGCAGCTGTTCTACGATAATGGCAAGTGTCAGATGGCCTGGGTTAATGAAGAGGCAGGAACTGACGACCGTTACAACACGAATCGATCGGCGTTCTGGCAAGCAATCCGAGACATTTCTAAGAAACTTGGAGTCTGGCCAGAAGATGAAGAGGATCGCTGGGCCTCTCGACTGGTCTGGAGTAATCTCTACAAGATTGCGCTGTCCGCCGGAGGCAACCCTTCGAACAAACTGTGCAACCTACAGGAATCCGGATGCATCGGATTGTTGCGAGAGGAAGTCCGCGTCTACGAGCCTGACTTGGTCCTGTTTCTTACCGGGATGACCTGGGCTTGGCCATTCATGCAGGGGCTGGGCTGCCGGTTGCGGGCAATACCTGGTCTTGCGGAGGCTTTCGGAGAAATCCACCTTGGAAAATCGGCCTCTCCGGTCCCCTTCGTGGTGGCGCATCACCCGCAGGGCAAGACGAGGGAAACGTTGGTAGCTGACGTAACCAAGGCTCTTGGCGATCTCCAGCTCAGGAGCAGCACCTGAGATTCAAGTTACACAGCCCTGTATCGACCCAAGCCCCCCAGCACGCACTCAATTCCAGAGTACGATTAGTACCGGGCGTAGGCAGGTTTTTCCGATGAAACCAAAAAAGAAGTCGCCAATAACCGGCGCTCCGTTGCGTTCGGCTGGGCAGTCGATTGTTGAGCAACAGATCAAGGTTCTGGAAGGCGTCGTGTTCTGGCCAATGATGACTTGGGCCGCCCTTGTTCCAATCACAGCGCTCGAGTGGATGCGATTTCTACGACCAGCTCAACCGATACCGGTCCTCTTCAGTGTTCTTCTTGCAGCGGCGACCGCCTTTCTTGCCTTTCGAGTCATCAGGGCTCGAGACACCATGAAACGGCTGAAAATGGCACGGGACGGGGAGCGCGCGGTCGGCGAGTATCTGGAGAAACTGCGATCACAGGGCTACCAGGTCTTTCATGACCTTGTCGGCGATGGGTTCAATCTGGACCACGTGCTGATCGGTCCCGCTGGCGTGTTCTCGATCGAGACGAAGACCTATTCCAAGCCGGAGAAAGGCAAAGCGGAGCTGAGCTTTGATGGCGAGCGGATCAAAGTCGGGCACTGGGAACCGGACCGGAATCCTGTGATCCAGGCGCGGGCGCAGGTTGGGTGGTTGCGGGCGCTGTTGAAGGAGACGACGGGCCGGGAGTTTCCGGTGCATCCGGTCATCGTATTTCCGGGCTGGTTTGTGCGGTCCGAAGGTCGGCCGAAGCGGCCGATCTGGGTGTTGAACCCGAAGGCTCTGCCCTCCTATCTTGCGAACAAAGAGCCAGTGCTGACGAAGGAGCAGATTCAGATGGCGAGCTACCACCTATCTCGGTTCATTCGGGTGGAGGAAGAGCGGCGGCGATTGAAGTAGACCGTTCGCAAACCGACGATACTGGACTCACGACCCCTTGGGCCGGCAGGCCTCCCAGCCTGGACTGAAATGAAACCGCAGCACTACGCCGTCATCGACTTCGAGACCACCGGGCTTTCGCCGGCGCACGGGGCGCGGCCGACGGAGATTGCGGTGGTGTTGGTACGCGGGGGCGAGATCGTGGATCGGTTCCAGAGCCTGATGAATCCGGGGGTGCGGATTCCGTGGGATATCCAGCAGTTCACCGGGATCACCGATGCGATGGTGCGGCGGGCGCCGCCGGTGCGCGAGGTGATGGCTGAGGCGGTGCGGGTTGCGGATGGGCAGCCGATCGTGGCGCACAACGCGGCGTTTGACAGGAAGTTCTGGGAGTACGAGGCCAGGGATCTGCCCGGTGGGCGGGAGAGCCGGTTCCTTTGCTCGCTGCTGCTGGCGCGGCGGTTGTTTCCGGGGGTGGCGAATCACAAGCTGGCGACGTTGGTGTCGGCGCTGGGGTTGCCTTCGAGCGGGCGGTATCACCGGGCGTTGGCGGATGCGGAGTGCACGGCGCATCTGTTCATCCGGCTGCAGGAGGAGGTGGCGCGGGTGTTCGGGGTGGAGGGGTGTGATTGCGGGTTGTTGGAGCGGATGCAGCGGGCGAACAAGCGGCAGTTGGGGAAGTGTGTGGAGGGGTGGTTGGGGGATTGCAAGTAGGCAGGGGAAAGGGAAAGGAGTCAGGAAAAAATCTCCGGTGCGCTTTGCTTACCCGGGCTACGAGAAGCAAAGTCGCTGGATCCCGCATCGAGTGCGGGACGACGGAAAGGCGAAAGAGACTGGGTTCTGAGCCGAGCCCAGGGCGACAGACAACTGCAAAGACACTGGGTCCCGAACCGAGCGGCAGCGCCGCGAGCTCGCTGAGCTGCAAAGCAGCGATGCCATCGAGTCCGGGATGACAAACCCCTAAACGGCAACTTCAAAGTCGCTGGGTCCCGGGTCAAGCCCGGGATGACAGTTTCAAAGCAAGCTCAAAGTCGCTGGGCCCCGGGTCAAGCCCGGGGCGACGGCGCGGTTTATTCAGTGCTAGAGGGTGGGTTGAGGCGGTTCAGCCAGGTGAGCTGGGTGGCGGCGACGGGCGTCACCTGCGACAGGCAGAGCGGTGGGAGCCGCGAGTTCCTCAGCGGCGGACCCAGTCGGGGAGTTCGCGGGCGCCGGTGCGGTTGAGTTCGGCGACCAGCTCGCAGGCTTCGGGGTTGGGGCGCGCGCCGGTCAGCAGGTTCATGCCCGCGGGCATCACGCCGGCCTGGATGCGCCGGTCGGCCGCGTCGTCGACGAAGGCCAGCAGCCAGGTGTTTGTCGAGTTGTTCGGGTCCGGGAGGTAGGTGTAGGCGCGGCCGGGCAGGAGTTGCACGAGGTAGGTCTTCGGGTCCGGGGCCATGCCGAGATCGGGGTTGCCCTGGAGGGTGATCGCACGCCATCCGGGCGCCAGCTGGAAGGACTTCGGCGAGGTGAAGCCGGGCGATACGCAGTCGATGTGGGTGACGAAGATCTCCGGCAGCAGCCGGGGGAAGGACATGGTCAGCACCGCCAGTTCTTCTTCCGCGAGGTGCTCGGCTGCGTCCATGCGGTAGGTGGCGCAGGCGGTGAGGAAGGTGGCGAGCGCGAGCGCGGTGAGTAGCGGGCGGGCAGTGCGGGCGGTCACGTTCGGGGCCTCGGGCAGGGGCGGTTGTGGTTCAGTATACGGAGGGGGACGTCGCTGGCCCCGGGTGCCTGCGCTTTCCGGGGCTACGAAAAGCGGAGTCGCTGGACCCCGCATCAGGTGCGGGGCGAAGGTAAAAGGCGAAAGACACTGGGCTCTGAGTCAAGCTCAAGGCGACGGCAAAGACCAAGTCGCAGGACCCCGCATCAGGTGCGGGGCGACGGAGTGGGGGGCGGGGCGACGGAAGCAGGCTGCTGCTCGCTTCTGCTTTTCCTCGGCGTCTTGGCGCCTCTGCGAGAGAGCGCTTTTCGCCTTTCCGGTTGGAGGGCCCCGGCTCAGGGCGACGGCAACCACCAAGGCCCCGGGTGCGCTGCGCTTACCCGGGCTACGAAAAGCGGAGTCGCTGGACCCCGCATCAGGTGCGGGGCGACGGTAAAAGGCGAAAGACACTGGGCCCTGAGTCAAGCTCAGGGCGACGGCGACAACAAAGGCCCCGGGTGCGCTGCGCTTACCCGGGCTACGTGCTGGATGATCGGGTGTGTTCGCGCGGCGGAGCCGGCCGCCCATGGGTGAACCGGAATCGCTCGCGAGCGGACGCCGGAAGGCCTTCGATCCGAGATGGGAGGCCGATTTCCGCACCGGTCGTGCCGATCGGGGCGGATGACATCAGTAACGCAATGCGGAGGACTCGGGCTGAGGGGGCTTACGGGTGGCTGGAAAGAACCGCGCCGGCACGGGGCCGGCGCGACGTTACTCGGGCGTGGAGAGGGCCCAACCCCTCACTCGCGAGCAGCGTTGGGTCGCCCGGAGCGCAGGACGGATGGCCTGGCGGCTCCGGGCGTGATCATCGACCTCATTCGAAGCCATTGCTGAAGATGACGCCCAGCGGCACCTCCAGTTCGTCGGAGCGGACCACCCGCAGCAGGTTGAAGCTGATCGTCGCGTCGTCGACGGCCAGGCCGACGGTGCCGGAGCCGATCACGGGCGTGCCTGCTGGGCTGGCCGGCGAGCAGGTGACCGCGCCCGGCCCCGGCAGCGCGCACATCGGTGCGCCGTCGATACCGACGGTGATCAGGGTCTGGCCGAGGATCTCGACCACATCGATCACGACATCGTATTCGGGTCCGACCAGCACGTCACGGTCGAACTCGCGCAGCACGTAGTCGGTGCCACCGACCCGCTGGGTCAGGGTCCAGCTGTCGAAGAACTCGTCGACGGTCAGGGCCAGGTAGTCCTGCCCGCTGCGCCACCACAGGTAGATCGTGCCACGTCCCTTGCCGAAGGCGTCGAAGCGCACCGTGCTCTCGACGCGGCAGATCGAACAGCCGGCAAAGGCGCGAGCGGCGATCGCTTCAGCCGTGCTCATCGTGGAAGCGGTCAGCCAGGTGCCGGCCTCGGACCAGGCATCGACCTCGGTGTAGTCCCAGCCGGCCGGATCCGGCGGCACGCCGTCGTCGAAGTGGTCGAAGAACGGATCTTCCTGCGTCACCTGCAGGTCGGTGCCGCCGGCACGCACCGTGCCGAGTCGGAACCCCGGCGAACCCGGCATCGGCTGCAGGTTGGGTTCGACGTCGATCTGGAAGCTGCCTGCGCCGTCCAGTTCGATCTCGCCGGCCGCGTTCGCGCCGACCAGGCTCAGCCAGGCCCGGCTGTCCTGGGCGATCGACACGGTCCAGCCGAAACTCTCGCATGCGCTCTGGTCGTTGAAATCGGCCTCGATGGTCCGCCGCCCGCCGATCGGGAAGAAGTCGGCGAACGCGGGCACGAGGTTCGGTCGGCAGTCACCACCTTCCTGCACCACTTCGAACCAATCAGGCACTGTTGCGCCGTTGAGCAGCTGCACGACCAGGTCGCGCTGCTGCGCCTGGCTGCCCCCTGGGGGAGGCAGGTTCTCCAGCGCGACGTAGCGAATCGCTCCGCCGGTGGATTGCACGGCCGGGTCACCGGCGTACGCGGCGCAGGCCGCCTGGGCGGCAGAAACCAGGTCCGGATCGGCGGAGGGGTCGGCGAAATCGACGCCGTCCAGGGTCAACCAGGGGGCCTGTCCCGGCCCGAGGTCGAGCCGCGTCTCCCACGGGCAGACGCCGAAGCCTTCCGGGTTGCGGATGCAGAAGAAGCCGGTGCGATCCGCGTCGGGGCCGCTGGCCGCCAGCACCGCGGGGCGCCCATCCGGATCCGCCGGATCGGGCAGCAGCAGCTCGGGCGGTGTCGCGCACAGGTCGTTGTCGATCACGTTGACAATGAACCGACGATCCTCCAGTTCCTCCGGAAGTCGCAGCTCCTGCGGCCCCGAAAGCACCACGAAGAACTGTTCGTCGAGCTCGCGGAGACCGTCGTCGACCAGGTCGATCGAGAGCAGGACCTCGGTCACGCCGGGAAGGAAGCCCAGCTCACCGTTGGTGGCAATGAAGTCGCCGCCGGGGGTCGAAGCCGCGCTGCCGTCCTCGGTCTGGAAGCGAACGCTGCCCTCGACGGCCTGCGCGCGATCGTTTTCCAGGTTCACGACGAGGTCCACCCGCGCCGGGCCGGGATCGGTCGAGCAGCGAGATGTGCCCGGCGGCGGATCGACCAACGGGAGTTCACCGTTTTCGCAGATCTCGACGACCGGGGTGCGGATCTCGACCAAGGACGGAAGGTCGTTCTCCAGGATCACGCCGATGCCGGTCCGTCGACGGACGATGGCCGAGGTCTCGCCGAACAGCTCGACCGTGAACGTTTCGTTGCCCTCGTAGAGATCGTCGTCGGTGATCGGCACGGAAAAGGAGCGGGTCAGCACCTGGTTCTGGCAGGGGTTGCCGAAGTTCAGCAGAAGCTCGGTGCGCGCATAGTCGCCGTCGATCGACCGAGCGGAGCCATCGAAGGTCAGCCCCTCGACGCTCGGCCCGAGGATGCAGTCGCTGCCCGGATAGACCTTATCGGCGGTCACCGTGAAGCTGGCGGTGGCGCGACCGGCCGGCCCCTCCAGAATGGCCACATCGTTGATCCGGAACTCCACCGGGCCGGTCAGGTTCTGGGTCACCAGGCTTTCGGGTCGAGTGCCCTGTGTCGTGACCACGTTATCGGCCATCCAGGCCGCCAGGATCTCGCCCTCGCGCAGCAGACCGATGGCTGCCGACTCGGCGCGCACTCCCTGGCCCTCGGCGCTGATGCGAGTCGGGTTCAGGGCAGTGGATTCGGGCGACTGGTAGTCGCGCGGAAGCCAGCGGAGATGGACGGTCGGCGCAGTGGCGCCGCGGACCGGGGCAGACGGCGCGTTCGCGGCCGGCAAGGGCATCGTGTCCTCCGGCATCGACAGCCCGCGTGCGGCCAGCTGTTCTTCACAGGTCTCGCAGCTTCCCGCTGTCGAACATTCCTGCTCGAGGGTCAACCGAAGCGGCTGTTCCTGTCCCTGGGATTCGACGAACACGCAGCGGTTGAGCGTGGTCTCGGTCGTCCGGTCGACATCGACCGTGATCGAGTTCGCGCTGAAGACGGTCGGCCATTCGCGCGGCTGGTCCGCCCGGAACGAAACCCAGTCTGTGGTGCCGGTGGCCGGATGGGGACGCAGCCGCAGGCCTCGCCAGCACATCCTGGGGACGTCCTCGGCGGTCGCGATTTCAACGTCGCAGCTCGATGCAGTAAGCGGCAGCGTTCCACAGGAGGCTCGGATCTGCCATTCGAATTGTGCGTTGATCGTCGGGCATTCGCTCGGCTCCTGGGCCCACGCGATCGCGAAGTCCCCGTCGATGTCGTCGTCCGACACCGTGGGTGCTCGCTTCGGCAGCATCCGGGTCGGGTCGCTTGCAGCGTCGAGGCTGATGACCTGCCCTGCATCGAGCGCGTTGCCGTTGGAATCGAAACGCGACATCAGGATGTCGGAGCGGGCATCGGTGTCGTTCTGGGCGTCGCGGTAGCGGTGGCGAGACCAGACCACCCGGAACACGCCGTTGGCCTCCGCTCCGACGTCCGGCGCATGCAGG encodes the following:
- a CDS encoding phospholipase D family protein; translated protein: MLSPEARTIATDILRPPAGYALDHAAITTYSLDLDVILALPLAVLAQSDRGIDELLEDPMLILESLREAGSRLDIFVDAASIAVPHSNRALYTLLEDCVHPVRAPNGGAFHPKLWVVRFTQDEAPALLRVAVLTRNLTYDRSWDAALVTEAELADGGTQTSSAALSDLLRTLPEICLQSLDAERALAVMNLAEDVARVAFPAPEKFKNPVQFEALGLQDGATAPWQPDRYGDDALAIAPFVNRTGLDALSETSSGHRTLISRREALDDLPDGALVPWNEVFVLSEAALDEGEDGQTQSSDLHAKLFALEHGRRVTWYLGSANFTAAAFTGRNVEVIASMTGPRDERARTKGFGIAPFKEAGFLRLCEPYERVDAVPTDETVKKARERLERARAALAAAELQVRCTTDGERWSLTLAGEATLPEGVEVHAWPVSMKEDQAQAFSSDRTWSLPMSWLTAFMAFRLRVDADLDDVRFVLKLQTRGMPEGRVAQVLRHLIDTPERFLQFLRALLGGLEGLVGWAEAEGGDRWEGNWAGGLDAEPLLEDLVRAAARDPARLEPIRRLIRDLQDAPDGQKIVPDDFLAIWDVVDGVVSGEQKP
- a CDS encoding helicase, translating into MKRPDVEAVLAPLKPFQRRTVDHAFEQLFEAPDASARFLVADEVGLGKTLVARGVIAKAIDHYWDDVDRIDVIYICSNQSIAHSNLPKLQVSEGDEKSFALATRLTMLATELARDSGEATLVDSKVNFVSFTPGTSFNMGHSGGMAKERRVLFALLDGLVEPRLGLMNLLQGAVTNTDWWRERLENRPMPLDPGIRDRFHAGFFANETLRAEIDGVIDQWFQRMRNPYPLEARRARNRILGRLRRMLADICVQALEPDLIILDEFQRFKGLLENREGHGDPAAELAQALFNAPTPEGHRTRTLLLSATPYKLYTADAEIEHEDHYQDFIDTTRFLFGGDEDRVQGLQGALRRFGSELKRASQNLAHDVPAAKRDVERRLTTVMARTERVMASDERDAMVREVGEALRLEAPDVQQYLAADALFRAVGERDPLVFWKSAPYLPHFMHGYKFNERLKDTLAQFPEKVAGVLETHSGSMLSAEQLDNWEQIDPGNAKLREIVHQQLDSGLWKLLWIPPTVPYWPLNGAYQGQGRRTKTLMFSAWNVVPDVVSGLLSYETERRMLGGSMKQYKNLSDQQSQLLDFGSANENRTSHRLLLLLTPCLRLADATQPLLADNGDVRAWVREQVEELLSELPNPQDGPVDDRWESAVLRMLDPGIDEFLQEWRDQEYDPENPTRPDAANFAGHVDDLLNLQLDELGRQPEGLVDLVTDLALGAPGILAARTLAAAQLDGLERRRQAAQLANAFWKLFNRPAVIKLLRQLAEQDTDEDERAAPYWRLVVRYCIDGNLQAVLDEYWHLVWEQHAWSQRQDRAETSHRCVRQMADTIEPRPSRVHASLFKVIGKRVKESTVRLRAVLALRFGRTSSEEGAISQDAVRSSFNSPFRPFLLASTSVGQEGLDFHPWCHRLIHWDLPGNPVDMEQREGRVHRYKGHAVRRNVAAMHIGTARSLWSEGRNLWDVIFDTANRDARDRGLSDLVPHWLAPGEFKVERRVPLLPYTREVEAFKRLKRQLAAYRVVFGQPRQEELLKLLDRSDIDVSELNAWSIDLSPSSPGRLTDG
- a CDS encoding NERD domain-containing protein, with translation MKPKKKSPITGAPLRSAGQSIVEQQIKVLEGVVFWPMMTWAALVPITALEWMRFLRPAQPIPVLFSVLLAAATAFLAFRVIRARDTMKRLKMARDGERAVGEYLEKLRSQGYQVFHDLVGDGFNLDHVLIGPAGVFSIETKTYSKPEKGKAELSFDGERIKVGHWEPDRNPVIQARAQVGWLRALLKETTGREFPVHPVIVFPGWFVRSEGRPKRPIWVLNPKALPSYLANKEPVLTKEQIQMASYHLSRFIRVEEERRRLK
- a CDS encoding 3'-5' exonuclease, encoding MKPQHYAVIDFETTGLSPAHGARPTEIAVVLVRGGEIVDRFQSLMNPGVRIPWDIQQFTGITDAMVRRAPPVREVMAEAVRVADGQPIVAHNAAFDRKFWEYEARDLPGGRESRFLCSLLLARRLFPGVANHKLATLVSALGLPSSGRYHRALADAECTAHLFIRLQEEVARVFGVEGCDCGLLERMQRANKRQLGKCVEGWLGDCK